A window from Hemibagrus wyckioides isolate EC202008001 linkage group LG17, SWU_Hwy_1.0, whole genome shotgun sequence encodes these proteins:
- the hmgb1b gene encoding high mobility group protein B1b → MVKDPRKPRGKMSSYAYFVQTCREEHKKKHPDASVNFSEFSKKCSERWKTMSPKEKSKFEDMAKQDKVRYEREMKNYIPPKGEKKKRFKDPNAPKRPPSAFFIFCGDYRPKIKGENPGLSIGDIAKKLGEMWNSSSAEVKQPYEKKAAKLKEKYDKDIAAYRTKGIAGLSKSDPGDDDDDDEDEEEEDEEDDEDDDDE, encoded by the exons ATGGTGAAAGATCCAAGGAAGCCTAGAGGAAAAATGTCCTCTTATGCATATTTTGTGCAAACCTGTCGTGAGGAGCACAAGAAGAAGCACCCGGATGCTAGTGTCAACTTCTCCGAGTTTTCCAAGAAGTGTTCAGAGCGATGGAAG ACAATGTCACCCAAGGAGAAGAGCAAGTTCGAAGATATGGCAAAGCAGGATAAGGTCCGTtatgagagagaaatgaagaactACATCCCTCCCAAGGGGGAGAAGAAGAAGCGCTTTAAGGACCCTAATGCCCCCAAGAGACCTCC GTCAGCTTTCTTCATTTTCTGCGGCGACTATCGACCCAAGATCAAGGGGGAGAATCCGGGCCTGTCTATTGGCGATATAGCCAAGAAGCTTGGAGAGATGTGGAACAGCTCATCAGCAGAAGTGAAGCAGCCTTATGAGAAGAAAGCAGCCAAGTTGAAGGAGAAGTATGACAAG GATATTGCGGCATACCGCACAAAGGGTATTGCTGGACTGTCCAAATCGGATccgggtgatgatgatgacgatgatgaggacgaagaagaggaggatgaggaagacgACGAGGACGATGACGATGAGTAG